The genomic region TGGTTTCAGCAATCGGTTCAGAAACGGGAACACCGGTTAACCGAGTATGGATGACCTGCATCAGCGTGAACAGCAACATGCCGATTCGTGATTCGGTAAAGCCATTCTGATGATATTGATCGCTCCAATACGTAAAGTTGAACTGAATGCTCTTAATCACGCCTTTTAGATAAAGCGGAACTTGCGATTCGATTCGTACTTGTTCGCAGAAATCATATAACAGACGTTCGACTTCGTTTTTTGGTCGTAATGAATAGTGAAGATCAGTATCTGACAACAATAGTCTCAGTGCCGATGAATCGATCTTGCCTTGCATTGAGAGCTTGCTGTTTGTTAAATCATGGCGAGAAACAAAGGTGAGATCGTTGGTGTGTGCAGACTGATAATAGCAGGGTCTATTACCGTTATAGAGACGCTCTCCCCGATAATTCAGGTTCAATTCACCACTGATCGCTCTAGCGACAGACACACCAAGGTCGAGGATCTTTTTCTGCTGAGAAGAAACATTGGCCATGGTTTACGACTCCGACTGCGCATAACTCTGAGTAGGCGTTTCTAGGGCCTCACCAAAGCAGCGGAAGTAATATTCGCTTACCAACTCTTTCTCTTCATCTTCACAACGGTTTAGGAATGAAAGCCTAAATGCCGTGGCTACGTTATCGAATATTCGGATATTTTCGGCCCATGTGATCACGGTTCTCGGAGACATTACCGTCGACAGATCGCCTGCTCTAAAACCATTTCGAGTTAAACTAGCGGTTGCGATCATTTTCTCTACTAACTGCTGACCACTTTCACTGTTCAGCTCTGGGCGCTTTGATAACACGATCTTGGTTTCATGTTGCGGATCTAAATAGTTAAGCGTGGCGATGATGTTCCATCGGTCAAGTTGGCTATGGTTAAGTACCTGAGTACCGGAATACAACCCCGAGAAATTGCCCAACCCCAACGTGTTACAGGTAGCAAATAGGCGGAAAGAGGGGTGAGGCGTGATCACTCGGTTTTGCTCTAAAGAGGTGTATTTGCCGTCTTGCTCTAAGAGTTGTTGGATCACAAACATCACATCTGGTCGTCCTGCATCGTATTCATCTAAGACCAGAGCTATGGGTTGCTGGATACTTTGCGGAAGAATGCCTTCTTTAAACTCTGTCACCTGCATGCCATCTTTAATGACGATGCTGTCTTTTCCTATGAAATCCAATCGGCTTAAGTGCCCGTCTAGGTTGATCCTCAAACATGGCCAGTTCAATCTCGCGGCGATTTGTTCAATGTGAGAAGACTTGCCCGTTCCGTGTGTACCTTGTATCAGCGTGCGTCGATTGGAGGTGAACCCCGCCAATATCGCTAGCGTTACTTCGGGGTCAAAACAGTAGTTAGGATCGACCTTGGGTACATATTCGCCCACATGTTCAAATGCCATCACGGTTAGGTTGCTGTCGATCCCAAAACACTCTCTCACACTTACAGGCTGTGTTGGTATCAATTGCGCCTCTTTCATCATATTTCCCTCTATATAGCTCATCACTTGTCGCTGCTATCGCGATATGTCATCGATTATTAACAGCTCCTCTTACGTTAATGGCACTTTTTGTACGAAAAACTACCAATAATGTGATCCAGTTTTATTAATTAGAATGAATTGTTCCAATTTAGCATAAAAAGTTGACGCGCAAAAAATCTACTACTAAGGTGAAATTGAATTCGAAAAAGAGACAATTCATTCCGAAAAATGAAATTTTGGTTAACTCAAGGAGAATGGAAGAATGAGTGAGCAAGAAAAACGTACGGTTGTTTCCGGCACAGTAACAATGACACCATCAGAAGCGTTC from Vibrio gigantis harbors:
- a CDS encoding AAA family ATPase; this encodes MMKEAQLIPTQPVSVRECFGIDSNLTVMAFEHVGEYVPKVDPNYCFDPEVTLAILAGFTSNRRTLIQGTHGTGKSSHIEQIAARLNWPCLRINLDGHLSRLDFIGKDSIVIKDGMQVTEFKEGILPQSIQQPIALVLDEYDAGRPDVMFVIQQLLEQDGKYTSLEQNRVITPHPSFRLFATCNTLGLGNFSGLYSGTQVLNHSQLDRWNIIATLNYLDPQHETKIVLSKRPELNSESGQQLVEKMIATASLTRNGFRAGDLSTVMSPRTVITWAENIRIFDNVATAFRLSFLNRCEDEEKELVSEYYFRCFGEALETPTQSYAQSES